The DNA sequence CTAGTTTCATTTGTTTGTCTCTGGCGCTACTTTAAGTTAAAAGGTACGAAGCCAAAATTATTCTCTTTTGCACTTCTTGGATTTGCTGCACTTTTCTTCTTTGGTTTTGGAGAAGAAATTGCTTGGGGACAGAGGATTTTTAATGTCGCGGCCCCTGAGTTTTTTCAGCAATACAATACTCAAAATGATATCACACTTCATAATTTAAAATTTGGTGACTTTAAAGTTAATAAAATTATTTTTGGTCTTATCATTGGAATTATTGTTGGTGTTTACGTTTTATTTCTTCCGTTCCTATATAGAGCAATAGGATTCATTCAGTATCTTGTCGATGACTTTGCTATTCCCGTTCCTAAGTTAATGCACTCTCTCTTTTATCTGCTAATGTTTATCTTAGTAAGTCTAATCGACCATGGTAAAAAAGGGGAAGTTGGAGAGCTCGTAGGATGTGCAATGTTCTTTGTTATTTTCTTATTTCCATATAACGACAAGGCTTTCCAGAGGTCATAGGATGAAGGGCTTCGATGAGTTAAATGCCATATGCGAATTAACTAATATCGAAGACCCTTTAATTAGTTGTCGAGAAATTACCCGAATTAATCACAATGGTGAAAGCTATCCAATTCACAGTTTTGAAATTGGAAGTAATGATCCTGCCGCTCCTGTGTTGGGGCTATTTGGTGGTATTCACGGACTTGAAAAAGTCGGTACTCAAGTTGTGGTGACGTATCTTTCATCACTATTTAAACAGCTCTCTTGGGATGAAGAGTTAAGAAGAAGTCTTGAGAAGTTTAGAATTGTTTCAATTCCTCTTATTAATCCATGGGGGATGTATCATCATCGTCGTTCAAACCCTAATAATGTGGACCTTATGAGAAACTCACCATCAAAAACCCAAGAAAAAACAAAATTTCTTCTCTCTGGTCATAAACTTTCAGATAAGCTTCCTTGGTATCAGGGGAATAGCGATGAGATGGAGCATGAGCTTCAGACCCTTGTGGACTATGTAAAAGAACATATTTTTGCTTCTAAACGTGCTATCTCTGTGGACTTTCACTCTGGCTTTGGACTAAGAGATCGTCTTTGGTATCCCTATGCTAGAACACTTACGCCATTTAAGCATATAACAGAAATGGAGAACCTTGAGCACTTATTAAATGAGACTCATCCTCACCATATTTATCGAATTGAACCAACTTCGCAAAGCTATACAATTCAAGGGGATGCCTGGGATTACTTATACGATGAGTACGTCACTAAAAATCCTGATGGAGTTTATCTTCCATTGACTCTTGAGATGGGAAGTTGGATTTGGGTGAAAAAAAACCCATTACAGATTTTTAGAAGGGGAGGCTTATTTAACCCTCTTAAGTCTCACCGTTATGATCGAACGATGAGAAGACATATTATGTTAATCAAATTTCTCTTTCGAGCTGTTGGGAGTTCAAAAGCATGGGTGAAAAGGTAAGTTATGAACTGGTTACTTCTTAGAGGTTTAGCAAGAGATAGTCGTCATTGGTATGAATTTCCAGAATACGTGGAAAAAATGAAGAGTACACAAAAGGTCTTTGCCATTGATTACTTAGGAGTTGGTAGCAAGAACGACGAAAAGTCGCCTCTTAAGATTTCAGATTATGTCGAAGATATGAGAGATGAGTGGCTAAAACTTAAAGAAGAAAACGAGGGCCCATGGAGTGTCATAGGTATTTCAATGGGTGGAATGATGGCCCTTGATTGGTGTGAACGCCACGCCGATGACTTTGAGCATGCTGTTCTTCTTAACACTTCAACAAGTGATTCAGGTAAGATTTATCATCGAATGTCTCTTGAGGCGATGAGAACCTTTTCAAAACTTATTTTTAATAAAAATCACCGCGAACGTGAAAGAAAAGCACTTTCACTTACTGTTAAGATGAAAGATTTATCAGATGACCTTCTTGACGCTTATGCTACGTACTTTGAAGAAAGACCTCTTAATCGAGTTAACTTTGTTAGACAATTGATTGCAGCTTCACACTATCGTTTACCGAAGAAAGTAAAGGCCGATGTCTTATTACTTGCAGGAAAGCAAGATAAGCTGGCCCATTATAAATGTAGTGTCGAAATTTCTAAAAGGCTTGGTGCCACGCTTGAGCTTCACGAACAAGCGGGACACGATTTACCTATAGATGACCCAGAATGGATTATAAAAAAGATTGAAGAACATTACTTTGATAGTAAGTAAACTTCCTCTTTTAATGGTTCATAAGAGCGTGCTTTTAGGGCCGCCTTAATATGAGGCCACTTTACTCTTCTTTTCCACTTTTGCCACTTGGCAACAACTCTATAGTCCTTGCGGTATTCAAGTGGGGTCTTTGATTCCGCAGTTATCACAACGGCATCATTTTTTTCTAAAAAAGCAGTGATTTGACTATATTTAATCGGCTCAACATTCATTTCTAATGTTTGCTCATAAAAGTAAGAACGACGATCAACTAGAGCGACTGTCTTATCTTTGAAAAGGCCATGAGCTGCTTGTGGAACTGGTAAGATATAAAATTGAGAAGCAACAACTGACCAAAGAAAAATTAAATAAAGTCCCATGGTATTGAAAGCAACAAGTATTTTCTTTTTGAAAATAAAAATATTGGTCACAATAATAAGAGAAACAAATAGCAAGTTACCAACGATTGTAGCTCCATCTGAAAAGTAGAGAAGTAGAAAACCAACGGCCAAGAAAAGTAGGTTTATTGGTAAGAAGATTAAAAGTATTCCTTTTGCCTTTTCTCTAAGTGTTACTAGATTAATTTGTAATAGCATAAATGCCATAAGAAATGGAATCGATGGGATTGCATAGTGATGCGATCTCTGTGACGGAATTAACCAAGTGATAAAGAAACATAGAAAATGGACAAAGAAAAAATAGGTTTCATTATTAAGGCCTTTAAAATTCTCTCTGACTTTCTTCCAAACAAATGGAAGAACAAGTAACCATGGTAGTGCATAGAGGATTAGACCTTGGAATACCTTAATCATTGGCATTGGCTTTTGATCAAATTTTCCAACATTCTCTCTAACAAAAAAGTAATTAAAGAACTCCTCACCATAGTTGATATAGCTGATGAAGTACCAAAGACAGCTTAGAACTGTAATTGAAAGAAAGTAGAAAAAGCATTCTTTAATAATAAAACGCTTCTCTTTCTTGAATAAGAAGACTTGATAAAGTGACATGGCAAGAAAGCTCATTACAATTGTAACAGGCCCTTTTATAAGTGCACCAGCAGCTCCAAAGAGAACTGCCCATATAAAGTACTTCTTTGATTTTGTTTTTAAGTAATCAAAGAGAAAGAGGGAACTAACAAATGGAAGAAGTGATAATGATGTTTCCATCATAAATGTTCGGCCAAACTTAATTGCGCCATAGCTTCCTAAAAAGAAAGCAAGTGACAAAAGAGGTTCAATACTAAATCTTCTCTTTAACCAAACTGCCGCTAAAACACCTAGGGCAATTGTCAAAAATGCCATGGAAGCACGAGCTCCAGTCAGAGAAGATTCTCCCATTAGTACATAGATAGGAAATGGAAGCCAAAAATGAACTGGTGGTTTAGACCAATGTCTATCTCCGCGGTAGTGTGGAGTCATTATATTATTTGTGTCATACATCTCTTGTGAGATTTGCACATATAATGATTCTGTTCCTTGTCTTGGAGCACTGATATTTCCAATGTCCCAAAAATAAAGAATTGAAAATAGGAATGTAAAAATAATAAATAACTTTTTATTTGAAATATTTGTCATACTTTTAAACTTTGTTTATTTTGATAGAGTTTTTACCATATCGACGTATTTATCTTCCACTTCAAATTTTTTACCAAGGCATTTTTCCAAGTCCTCGATAACAACTTGACCATTTTGTTCGGCCGTCACAATGGCGGTTTTTCCTTCAAGAAGTGATTTAACTGCAAGGTGTCCCATCTGAGTAGCGATAAAGCGGTCTCGCCCTGTTGGGTTACCTCCACGTTGGATGTGACCAAGGATACAAACTCGTGAGTCTATTTTATGATCTTGAAGTAGCTTGTTGTGAACATAGCGTGAGAGACCTTCTGTTTCACCTTCGGCAGCTATTATAATTGAAGAGCCTTTCCCGCGCTTTATTCCACGCTTAATGTCAGCAGCAATTGTATCGACGTCAACATTGCTTTCGTCTTGAACAGGAAAGATTATATTTTCAGCGCCTGTGCATAGACCTACATGAAGTGCAATGGCCGGTGATTTTCGCCCCATGACTTCAACGATGAATGTGCGATCGTGAGAGTGGGCCGTATCTCGAATTTTATCGACGGCTTCGATTGCAGTTTGTACTGCTGTATCAAAACCGATTGAATAATCTGTTCCTTCGATATCATTATCAATTGTTCCTGGGATTCCAACAACCGGAACACCATGTTCCTTGTGAAGCTCCCAAGCTCCATTAAAAGATCCATTTCCACCGATAACAATTAGTGCATCAATATTCTTTCTTTTAAGAATGTGGGCCGCCTCTTTTCTAATCTCTGGTTGCATAAATTCAGGACAACGTGAAGTTTGCAGAATAGTTCCACCTTTTTGAAGAATATTCCCTACACTAGCTGCATCCATTTTATGTTGTGAACCTTCAAGTAGGCCTGCGTATCCACGTCGAATTCCATAAATTTCAATATCGTTTGCAATACAAGTACGAACTACTGCTCTAATAGCACAGTTCATCCCCGGGCTATCGCCTCCACTACAAAGGACTGCAATTGTTTTAATCGACTTTACATCTTTTTCAGCTTCGCTCATAAATATTCCTATTCAAAAATATGATGGCCAGTAAAACTCGCTGGACGATCAATCCCCATAATATAAAGACACGTTGGAGAAACATCCATTAGTGAATGATCTCCTGGTGCAATAGTAAAAGCTTTGTCTTTCAATGCTCTATTAACAACACAAAATGGAACAGGTGCACCTGTATGCGCAGTATGTGGCGTTCCATCTTTGTGTGTCATTTCATCACTATTTCCATGATCAGCAGTTATAACTACTGTTATATTTTCATCTAGACATTTTTTTACAATTTTTCCGACACATTCATCAAGTGCTTCAATGGCCTTAACGGCAGCTTCGTATTTTCCTGTGTGACCAACCATATCTGAGTTCGCAAAGTTTACAACACTAAAGTCAAAGTCACTTAACTTTTCCATTAATTGTTCTGTCACTTCTGGTGCACTCATTTGTGGCTTTTGATCATAAGTTGAAACTTCCTTAGGTGAAGGAATTAGAAAGTGCTCTTCATTTGGAAACGGCTTCTTTTCTCCACCATTAAAAAAGAAAGTGACGTGTGCATACTTCTCTGTTTCAGCAATCTTTAATTGCTTTTTACCAATACTACTTAAGTACTCAGTCATCGTTCCTTTCAGTTTTTCTTTATCAAATAAAATTGGAAGGTCCATTTCATCTGGAATGTATGGTGTCATACATAAGAACATGGCCGGAAAGAATGGTCTTTTAAACTCAGTAAACTCTGGGTAGTTAAATGCCATTGTTAACTGAATAGCACGATCTGGTCTAAAGTTTGTAAAGAAGACGCAGTCTCCTTCTTTAATAGCATAGTCTTTATTAAAAAGTGCCGGTGCTATAAATTCATCTGTTCTGCCTGCTTCATATTCACTATTTAAATAGTCAATAGGTGATAAGTCTGTGACATCACCATGGCCTAGGAACATATCATATGCTTTTTTGATTTTTTCCCAACGACGATCGCGGTCCATACCGATTGAACGACCTTGCATAGAAGCAAAGTTCGAGTCTTCAAATCCTACGATTTCTTTAAGGTAGATCTCTCCACATGACGGTGGTGTATCTCGACCATCCATAAAAGCATGTAAGAAAACTTCAACGCCCTCTTTCTTAAGGCATTTAATTATCTCTTTAGTATGTTCAATATGTGAGTGAATTCCACCGTCAGATAAAAGTCCCATTAAGTGGATGCGATTGTTGTTCTTCTTTGCAACTTCGACTAGCTCCCTTAGTTTAGGTAGTTCACCAAAAGTATGATTATTAATTGATTCATTTATACGGACAAGGTCCTGACGAATAGCGCGTCCGGCACCTAGATTCATGTGGCCAACTTCAGAGTTTCCAACAACTCCTTTAGGAAGACCAACTAAAACACCTCCCGCCTGAATCGTCGTAGCTGGATAATCTTTAAACAGTCCATCTAAAACAGGAGTTTTCGCATCTCGAATCGCATTCTTTTCTGTATTTTTGCTTATTCCAAAGCCATCTAAGATAATTAGAAGTGCTTTTTCACTAATGTTTTTAATCGACATAAATATATTCCCGTTAAAAGCTTGTTCAATCCTTATTCTAATACTACCCAAAAATTAGACAAAATACTCTATCGTGTTCACTTTTTAAACACCACGACTTTCTAAAGGACTGTAATCTCATCTTAAAACTTGGCACACAACTTGTATATATATAGGCAAATAGTTTAAACACGCACTAACACAGAAGATATTGGAGAATACTATGAAATTTAACTTTAAGAACAGTCTGTTATCAGCATTTGTTTTGTCCCTACTTGTTGGCTGTGGATCTGACGGTGGAACTGGCAGTGCCGGTAAGTATGGTGATTATGCCGTTGGAGCTGCTAGTGAATATGTTGACTCTGCTAGAGGACTACCAAATAACTTAAGTACTGCTGATGATTTATCACAAGCAATTGTGAATAATAATTTTGCAAATAGAAGTACTGGTGATACTGAGTACCCAATTTATACAATCTCTAGCTTTGATAACTTATCAGGATCAAGCAATTCTGGCGATTGCGACGACTTTGAAATATTCGGAATGAGTTTAGGTACTATCTGTACTTCATCATCATCTTCTTCTTCGTTGAATTATGCTGTTGGTGGGTATCGCGGATTATATAGAGATGGAAGACTTGCACGTAGTAATGAATCTTTAGATGGAGCATTTGGATCATCTATTTCTGAATTAGCAAGTTTCTTGGCCAATAAGGTTCAAGAATCGGATGCAAATGGTACGCTTTTCAAGCGCTATGGAAATGGATATGCGCCATATAAAGATGGAATGTGCAACGACTATAATTGGGTTAGAAACTACTATAGTGGATATATTCAATTTTGTCAGCAGGTTGCACAATCTTATGCAGTAGAGTGGATTGTGACAATAAATGGTAAAAGAATGTTAATCAATATGAATGCACCACTTGCCTTGCAGCCTGTCTTAAGAGCAACAGGTGTAGGGGTTTCTGCTTACTAATCGATAACAAACGACTTTAAATTTATACCTGACAAAAAAGCGCGGCAATGTCTGCGCTTTTTTATTAAATTTAACCTAATTTACTCCGGCTATTTTGTGTCTACACGTGCATGAAATCTGAACATCCATTATAATAGAACTGTTTTAGTATTAAAAAAGGACTATTATATGGCAAAGTATCGTACAGATTTAATGGATGTGAATTTCAATCTATTTAAAGCGTGCAAAATTCAAGACGAAGCAAGCGAGCTTGGGTATGGTGAAGCTGATTTAAAAGATATCCTAACTCAATTTGATAAATTCGTTGAAAATGAAATTTATCCAACTCGACAAATTAGTGATGAAATTGGCGTAAAGCACGTTGATGGAAAAGTTATTGTTCCAGAAGTTTTTCACCAAGCAAATAAGGCCTTCTATGAGAATGGTTGGTATGCACTTGGTTATCCTGAAGAGGTTGGTGGAATGCCAGCTCCTCACGCAATGAAAGTTGCATGTACTTCAATGGCAATTGGTTCAAATGTTGCGTGGTCGATGTACTACGGACTGTCTCAAGGTGCTATGAATGTAATTCTAAAGGTTGGCTCTCAAGAGCAAAAAGATCTTTTCGTTACCAAAATGATGACAGGTGAATGGGGAGGCACAATGTGTCTTACTGAGCCTGGTGCGGGGTCTGATGTTGGGAATGCAAATACAACCGCGAAGCCACTTGAAAACGGAAAATATGCAATTAATGGTGTGAAGATCTTTATCTCTTCTGGAGAAAGTGATCTATATGAAAATAATATTCACCTCGTTCTTGCAAGAACTCCTGGGGCACCAGAAGGAACGAAAGGACTTTCTCTATTTATCGTTCCACGCTTTAACGTCGAAACTGGTGAATCAAATAATGTTAAGTGTACGAAGCTTGAGCACAAAATGGGAATCCATGCACAAGCGACATGTGAGTTAACATTTGGGCAAGACGGTGAGTGTATTGGTGAGCTGATTGGTAAAGAATTTGATGGAATGAAGAATATGTTTATCATGATGAATGAAGCAAGGCTTCTTTGCGGACTTCAGGGGGAAGCACAGTCAAATCTTTGCTTTGAATTAACTGAGCAATATGCAAAAGAGCGCTCACAATTTGGTACTGAAATTATCAATATGCCAGATGTTAAGAGAATGCTTCTTAAAATGAGATCAACTGGACGAGGTCTTAGGGCCCTATCTCTTTATACGGCAAACCTATTTGATAAGGCCGAAAAGGGTGATGAAGAAGCGGATAAGGAAATCGCTCTTTTTACACCAATATGTAAGGGATTCTGTACAGATGAAGGTGTGAATATCGCCAGTGATGGTGTTCAAGTTCATGGTGGTTATGGATATTGTACTGAATATGGAATTGAGCAGTTTATGCGCGATACAAAAATTGCGACAATCTATGAAGGAACAAACGGGATTCAGGCCATCGACTTTGTTATGAGAAAAATTCTTATGGATAAGGGGGAAACATTCTTCAATGTCGGAAAGAAGATTCACGCAACTATGAATAGAGAAGAAGCAAAAGCTTATCCACACGAAGTTTCAATGATTGGGAAATCAATGGAAATGAGTGAAGAAGTTGTAAAGAAATTTGGTTCTTTTATGGCTGCAAAAAATCAGAGTGCGGTACTTGCACATGCAACTGATTTCTTAAGCTATTGTGGAAACCTCGTTGTTTCATGGTTACTTCTTGAACATGCTTGTATTGCTCAAAATGAATTGAAGACAGCAACAAGTGAAGAAGAGAAGAAATATTATCAGTCTAAAATCGATGATTTTAAAGTTTTCTGTCAGTACCAATTAACTAGAAATATTGGGCTCGCACATAGTGTTTTAAACTTCGAGGAAGATTTAACTTCGATTAATGTTTAATTAAAGATTAAGCACAAGGGTATGTGAGAGATGGAAGTAATGGAAAAAGGTGTTGACCTATTTAATGAGGCGACTCGTGGTAGTACCGACTACTACAAAGACAATGTTTATATTATGAAGAAAAAAGGAGAGTATGCTCCTTTAAGCTTCATGAAGAAGAAAGTTGAAGGCTTTGATGAGGAAAGCTTACTAAGCCGTGGTTTTATCTATGACTCTTTAGAGCTCGTAGGTGATAAAGAATTTTTAGAATGGTATGAAAAGCAATTTTCTCGCAAGATGAAGAGAACGCATGCTAAGCAAGTTCTAATTATTCACTTACCAGATAATAAAAGAATCTTTGATGCCATTGAAACAGTTAATAAGGTTTATGACATCCTTCGTGATGAACGTATTATCTTCAATGGTAAGAAACTTCCTGTACAGCTAGGAGAATGGTACGCAAAATGTATCTTCGGACTAATGCAGAAGAAGTCGACTTCCCAGCGTGGGTTTGATTTCTACGTTGGTGAAAAAAGAATTGAAGTTGTCGTTCACTGGGGAGATCAAACTTCACCAAAGGGTGTGAAGGTTAGAAAGTCTCTTTGTGATCTTTCGGCAAGTGTTATCATCATTTATCTTGCACGTAATTTTATGATTAGAGATATTTGTCTCTTGGACTCTGATTATGTTCTTAGAAAATTTGCAGGAAAAGGACATACACTATTCTTAAAAGATTCCGATATTGGAACTTATTTCTTTTCAAAGTCGACAAAGCATAAGGATAAAGTTGTAAATAAGAATGCACTTCTTAAATACGCACTACCTAAGCTTGCGATGAATTTAACTGAATTCTTAGAAGGTTAAAATTAAAGTAATTCATATTTTAAAAGGCGGCATTCAATGTCGCCATTTAAAAACTCAGTTTTCTTACTTGTTTTCAAACGAATATTCTTTCTAAGTGGCCCATGAGCTGTAAGAATGAATGCAGTTGAACCTTTGAAGTTATTCTTAAGAGTTTCACCCATTTCAAAATAGAAGTCGTTTATCTCTAGTCCACCAATGGCCTGAATACGCTCTCCGTAAGGTGGGTTAAATAGCATCATACCTCTTTCAAAGCCTGCTGGAGCCTGAGAGTTAATGAAGTTTTCACAACCAAAGTTTACGAAGTCAACACGGCCAAAGCAGTTGAGAAGGTGAGTTCTCATTAACTTGAAGTTTTCAACATCGGCGTCATTGCAATAGAACTTATCACTTGGAATTGAATCAATTCTTTCCTGAGAGTCCTTCATGATTTCGTGGACCTTATCAAAGTACCAGTCAACTAGGTTCGAATCATGAAACCATGGTTGTCCTGTAAATGAATACGGAGTTGTATTTTGCTTAAGCCTTAGGAAGGCCGGCGATAATTTTAAGTAATAGAAAATTGCTTCAATGAGAATTGTTCCAGAACCTGCCATTGGATCGTAGAATGGCCCTTGGCAATCCCATTTTGTTTCAGCGACAAGAGAAGCTGCTAAGTTTTCTCTTAGAGGAGCGCGGTGACCTGATTCACGGTAGCCACGTTTATCAAGAGAAGTTCCAACCATGTCAGCATAGATGATAACCTTGCAACCTTCTTTAACTTTTTCAACACGTTGAAGAAAGCTCACATTTGGTTCGTTAGTCTCAACATTTGGACGCTTATTAAATTTCTCTCTCATATAATCAACAAGAGAGTCTTTTAGAGTTTGAGATAAGAAAATTGAACTTCTAAAAAGCTCTTTACTTTCTCCATCTAGAAGAGTGTTGATTTTGAAAGTTTGCTCTGGAGTAATGTAATCTTCCCATGGAAGCTCACTTGCTCTCTTATAGATTTGTTTTTCATCGCGAATATAGAAGAAGCCAACCTCCTTAAAAACACGAGAAGCAATTCTAGCATTAAAAATATATTCAATCGTTGCCTTGTTGCGGGCCTTGAATGAAGCTCCACCACGTCCAGCCTTGGCCTCTATTCCGTTGGCACGTAGCTCATTTACTAGGTATTGCTCACATCCTCTTGGGCATGAGGCAAAATAAAAACTTTTGTCATTAATGACTTTGTTCGACTTCTTATAATTTTCCATAGGCGAGATTTATGCTTTATTTAGGTATGTGTCAAAGAAAAAGCCTTAAGTTGGTAAAAATTCGTTCATTTTCCTCAATAAAATAGGCTAAATTCCTTCGTATAGGCTTCAAACTTGACGGATATACTGTTATAGTTTCGGACATAAAATATATTAGAATTTATTCATACATAAAGTGAGGAAACATGAGTTTTACAGATTACAAAGTAGCAGACATCTCTCTAGCTGACTGGGGAAGAAAAGAAATTAAAATCGCTGAAACTGAAATGCCGGGACTAATGTCTCTAAGAAAAGAGTTTGGAGCGTCAAAGCCACTTAAAGGTGCAAAGATTGCAGGTTGTCTTCACATGACTATTCAAACAGCTGTGCTTATCGAAACTCTAGTTGAGCTAGGTGCTGAAGTAAGATGGTCTTCATGTAATATTTATTCAACTCAAGATCAAGCTGCTGCGGCAATCGCTGCTGCTGGAATTCCTGTTTTTGCTTGGAAAGGTATGAACGAAGAGGAATTTGACTGGTGTATCGAGCAAACTCTTAAATGGGCAGATGGATCAGCACTTAATATGATCCTTGATGATGGTGGTGACCTTACAAATATGGTTCACGACAAATATCCTGAGCTAATCGAAGGAATCAAAGGTCTTTCTGAAGAAACAACTACTGGTGTTCACAGACTATATGAAAGAGTTAAAGCAGGAACACTTAAAATGCCAGCAATCAATATCAATGACTCTGTTACAAAGTCTAAGTTTGATAACCTTTATGGATGTAGAGAATCTTTAGTAGATGGTATTAAGCGTGCAACTGACGTAATGATCGCAGGTAAGACTTG is a window from the Bacteriovorax sp. BAL6_X genome containing:
- a CDS encoding DUF2817 domain-containing protein: MKGFDELNAICELTNIEDPLISCREITRINHNGESYPIHSFEIGSNDPAAPVLGLFGGIHGLEKVGTQVVVTYLSSLFKQLSWDEELRRSLEKFRIVSIPLINPWGMYHHRRSNPNNVDLMRNSPSKTQEKTKFLLSGHKLSDKLPWYQGNSDEMEHELQTLVDYVKEHIFASKRAISVDFHSGFGLRDRLWYPYARTLTPFKHITEMENLEHLLNETHPHHIYRIEPTSQSYTIQGDAWDYLYDEYVTKNPDGVYLPLTLEMGSWIWVKKNPLQIFRRGGLFNPLKSHRYDRTMRRHIMLIKFLFRAVGSSKAWVKR
- a CDS encoding alpha/beta fold hydrolase, with protein sequence MNWLLLRGLARDSRHWYEFPEYVEKMKSTQKVFAIDYLGVGSKNDEKSPLKISDYVEDMRDEWLKLKEENEGPWSVIGISMGGMMALDWCERHADDFEHAVLLNTSTSDSGKIYHRMSLEAMRTFSKLIFNKNHRERERKALSLTVKMKDLSDDLLDAYATYFEERPLNRVNFVRQLIAASHYRLPKKVKADVLLLAGKQDKLAHYKCSVEISKRLGATLELHEQAGHDLPIDDPEWIIKKIEEHYFDSK
- a CDS encoding glycosyltransferase family 39 protein, giving the protein MTNISNKKLFIIFTFLFSILYFWDIGNISAPRQGTESLYVQISQEMYDTNNIMTPHYRGDRHWSKPPVHFWLPFPIYVLMGESSLTGARASMAFLTIALGVLAAVWLKRRFSIEPLLSLAFFLGSYGAIKFGRTFMMETSLSLLPFVSSLFLFDYLKTKSKKYFIWAVLFGAAGALIKGPVTIVMSFLAMSLYQVFLFKKEKRFIIKECFFYFLSITVLSCLWYFISYINYGEEFFNYFFVRENVGKFDQKPMPMIKVFQGLILYALPWLLVLPFVWKKVRENFKGLNNETYFFFVHFLCFFITWLIPSQRSHHYAIPSIPFLMAFMLLQINLVTLREKAKGILLIFLPINLLFLAVGFLLLYFSDGATIVGNLLFVSLIIVTNIFIFKKKILVAFNTMGLYLIFLWSVVASQFYILPVPQAAHGLFKDKTVALVDRRSYFYEQTLEMNVEPIKYSQITAFLEKNDAVVITAESKTPLEYRKDYRVVAKWQKWKRRVKWPHIKAALKARSYEPLKEEVYLLSK
- the pfkA gene encoding 6-phosphofructokinase, with the translated sequence MSEAEKDVKSIKTIAVLCSGGDSPGMNCAIRAVVRTCIANDIEIYGIRRGYAGLLEGSQHKMDAASVGNILQKGGTILQTSRCPEFMQPEIRKEAAHILKRKNIDALIVIGGNGSFNGAWELHKEHGVPVVGIPGTIDNDIEGTDYSIGFDTAVQTAIEAVDKIRDTAHSHDRTFIVEVMGRKSPAIALHVGLCTGAENIIFPVQDESNVDVDTIAADIKRGIKRGKGSSIIIAAEGETEGLSRYVHNKLLQDHKIDSRVCILGHIQRGGNPTGRDRFIATQMGHLAVKSLLEGKTAIVTAEQNGQVVIEDLEKCLGKKFEVEDKYVDMVKTLSK
- the gpmI gene encoding 2,3-bisphosphoglycerate-independent phosphoglycerate mutase; its protein translation is MSIKNISEKALLIILDGFGISKNTEKNAIRDAKTPVLDGLFKDYPATTIQAGGVLVGLPKGVVGNSEVGHMNLGAGRAIRQDLVRINESINNHTFGELPKLRELVEVAKKNNNRIHLMGLLSDGGIHSHIEHTKEIIKCLKKEGVEVFLHAFMDGRDTPPSCGEIYLKEIVGFEDSNFASMQGRSIGMDRDRRWEKIKKAYDMFLGHGDVTDLSPIDYLNSEYEAGRTDEFIAPALFNKDYAIKEGDCVFFTNFRPDRAIQLTMAFNYPEFTEFKRPFFPAMFLCMTPYIPDEMDLPILFDKEKLKGTMTEYLSSIGKKQLKIAETEKYAHVTFFFNGGEKKPFPNEEHFLIPSPKEVSTYDQKPQMSAPEVTEQLMEKLSDFDFSVVNFANSDMVGHTGKYEAAVKAIEALDECVGKIVKKCLDENITVVITADHGNSDEMTHKDGTPHTAHTGAPVPFCVVNRALKDKAFTIAPGDHSLMDVSPTCLYIMGIDRPASFTGHHIFE
- a CDS encoding acyl-CoA dehydrogenase; the encoded protein is MAKYRTDLMDVNFNLFKACKIQDEASELGYGEADLKDILTQFDKFVENEIYPTRQISDEIGVKHVDGKVIVPEVFHQANKAFYENGWYALGYPEEVGGMPAPHAMKVACTSMAIGSNVAWSMYYGLSQGAMNVILKVGSQEQKDLFVTKMMTGEWGGTMCLTEPGAGSDVGNANTTAKPLENGKYAINGVKIFISSGESDLYENNIHLVLARTPGAPEGTKGLSLFIVPRFNVETGESNNVKCTKLEHKMGIHAQATCELTFGQDGECIGELIGKEFDGMKNMFIMMNEARLLCGLQGEAQSNLCFELTEQYAKERSQFGTEIINMPDVKRMLLKMRSTGRGLRALSLYTANLFDKAEKGDEEADKEIALFTPICKGFCTDEGVNIASDGVQVHGGYGYCTEYGIEQFMRDTKIATIYEGTNGIQAIDFVMRKILMDKGETFFNVGKKIHATMNREEAKAYPHEVSMIGKSMEMSEEVVKKFGSFMAAKNQSAVLAHATDFLSYCGNLVVSWLLLEHACIAQNELKTATSEEEKKYYQSKIDDFKVFCQYQLTRNIGLAHSVLNFEEDLTSINV
- a CDS encoding class I SAM-dependent RNA methyltransferase; its protein translation is MENYKKSNKVINDKSFYFASCPRGCEQYLVNELRANGIEAKAGRGGASFKARNKATIEYIFNARIASRVFKEVGFFYIRDEKQIYKRASELPWEDYITPEQTFKINTLLDGESKELFRSSIFLSQTLKDSLVDYMREKFNKRPNVETNEPNVSFLQRVEKVKEGCKVIIYADMVGTSLDKRGYRESGHRAPLRENLAASLVAETKWDCQGPFYDPMAGSGTILIEAIFYYLKLSPAFLRLKQNTTPYSFTGQPWFHDSNLVDWYFDKVHEIMKDSQERIDSIPSDKFYCNDADVENFKLMRTHLLNCFGRVDFVNFGCENFINSQAPAGFERGMMLFNPPYGERIQAIGGLEINDFYFEMGETLKNNFKGSTAFILTAHGPLRKNIRLKTSKKTEFLNGDIECRLLKYELL
- the ahcY gene encoding adenosylhomocysteinase, coding for MSFTDYKVADISLADWGRKEIKIAETEMPGLMSLRKEFGASKPLKGAKIAGCLHMTIQTAVLIETLVELGAEVRWSSCNIYSTQDQAAAAIAAAGIPVFAWKGMNEEEFDWCIEQTLKWADGSALNMILDDGGDLTNMVHDKYPELIEGIKGLSEETTTGVHRLYERVKAGTLKMPAININDSVTKSKFDNLYGCRESLVDGIKRATDVMIAGKTCVVVGYGDVGKGSAQSFKGLGARVIVTEIDPICALQAAMEGFEVMKMDKAAAEGDIFVTTTGNYHVINASHLDKMRDGAIVCNIGHFDNEIDIKHLHNNYEEDNIKPQVDLYTGKDGKRIILLAQGRLVNLGCATGHPSFVMSNSFCNQVIAQMELWDNAGKYENNVYMLPKHLDEKVARLHLKRINVEIDELSPQQAEYISVPVEGPYKPEHYRY